From a single Cotesia glomerata isolate CgM1 linkage group LG6, MPM_Cglom_v2.3, whole genome shotgun sequence genomic region:
- the LOC123267112 gene encoding uncharacterized protein LOC123267112, which translates to MDLKYLGIFVAILMVDSSAAEVDPTIAIKFKKLEATTVDNPFFEELTTEISKSELEGTAKFAIKQSLTPTMKISLTAERLGQQVAEFEDDICELMKNEIYGKELIKYGLPKDKFPKDCPVTPGDYEIREYPLPKDKFPTETPPGVYFMKMLIGEPEQDPFVSIDIIIDIVHEAPNGVPVPALPSPKLG; encoded by the exons ATGGATCTCAAATACTTGGGAATTTTCGTCGCCATTTTGATGGTTGACTCATCAGCAGCTGAAGTAGAT CCAACAATAgcgataaaatttaagaaactCGAAGCAACTACTGTTGACAATCCATTCTTTGAAGAGTTAACAACTGAAATCTCCAAATCTGAGTTAGAAGGAACTGCGAAATTTGCAATTAAACAATCACTCACTCCAACGATGAAg aTATCATTAACTGCTGAACGTTTAGGACAACAAGTCGCAGAATTTGAAGATGATATTTGCGAATTGATGAAAAACGAAATTTACGGAAAAGAGTTGATCAAGTATGGATTGCCTAAGGATAAATTCCCAAAGGATTGTCCAGTAACACCG gGCGATTATGAGATAAGAGAATATCCGTTGCCAAAAGATAAATTTCCCACGGAAACACCACCTGgtgtttattttatgaaaatgcTCATTGGTGAACCTGAACAAGATCCATTTGTTAGTATAGACATTATAATAGATATTGTTCATGAAGCGCCTAATGGTGTACCAGTTCCTGCATTACCATCTCCTAAATTGGGTTAA
- the LOC123267114 gene encoding uncharacterized protein LOC123267114 isoform X1, whose translation MKISGELWSFLAAILATLTFADKTPDFKINTLTINNTPDNPYFGNWSFEISESGDRFSLLFPIKKDYPENMMFGFAVELNGRQVLSMEMSVCDGLEAGLADQNMLDHVYPPDTLHLSCPVKAGDYELRDYSFSADNIPFQLAAGDLFVKFFNFEPNGEPIITITMEGLISDK comes from the exons ATGAAGATTTCTGGTGAATTATGGAGCTTCCTAGCCGCCATTTTGGCGACTCTGACATTCGCAGAC AAAACTccagattttaaaattaatactttgaCAATCAACAACACGCCTGATAATCCGTACTTTGGGAATTGGTCATTTGAAATAAGCGAATCTGGTGACagattttcattattatttccaattaaaaaagattatcCCGAGAATATGATG tTTGGATTTGCTGTTGAATTGAATGGCCGTCAAGTTCTTTCCATGGAAATGTCGGTATGTGACGGCTTGGAAGCTGGCTTAGCCGATCAAAATATGCTGGACCATGTATACCCTCCAGACACGCTTCACCTTAGCTGCCCAGTAAAAGCG GGTGATTACGAATTGAGAGATTATTCTTTTTCGGCTGACAACATACCATTTCAATTAGCAGCTGGCGATTTGTTTgtcaagttttttaatttcgagcCAAATGGTGAGCCGATTATAACAATTACTATGGAAGGGTTGAtaagtgataaataa
- the LOC123267113 gene encoding uncharacterized protein LOC123267113: protein MSLKYFGILVAILAVESAVGLDPTIQIKYKKLTSKTPDNPYFKNMVTEISDSGEKGTAKFSISKTLPDTTTISVTVELEGQVVADFEDMLSELMKNEVYGKDMLKYGLPKDKFPKESPISPGDYEISKYPIPKDKFPPGMPPGDYEAKLVIGEPDLGPWVIVEAVIEISHDVPGVPVPGLGR, encoded by the exons ATGAGCCTTAAGTACTTCGGAATTTTAGTCGCCATTTTGGCGGTCGAGTCAGCTGTTGGACTAGAT ccaacaatacaaataaaatataagaaacTCACCTCAAAAACTCCTGACAATCCTTACTTCAAAAATATGGTAACGGAAATCTCAGATTCAGGGGAGAAAGGAACTGcgaaattttcaatcagtaAAACGTTACCTGACACAACCacg atatCAGTAACTGTTGAGCTTGAAGGTCAAGTAGTCGCAGATTTTGAAGATATGTTGAGTGAATTGATGAAGAACGAAGTTTACGGTAAAGATATGCTTAAGTATGGATTGCCTAAGGATAAGTTCCCTAAAGAGAGCCCAATCAGCCCA ggTGATTATGAAATAAGCAAATATCCGATTCCGAAGGATAAATTCCCTCCGGGCATGCCACCTGGTGACTATGAAGCAAAACTAGTTATCGGGGAACCCGACTTAGGTCCATGGGTGATAGTGGAAGCCGTAATTGAAATTTCTCATGATGTTCCTGGAGTACCAGTTCCTGGACTAGGACGTTGA
- the LOC123266801 gene encoding uncharacterized protein LOC123266801, producing the protein MMKISNTLSVFLITLFGAVIGNKIPVVKYTNFTAELQPGNLYFENWSTEVSEAGDVISIKSPLKADLPDNLMFRIFADINGDQVFFFEIGLCESFEQGMADKNLLDHGYPKDKFPRSCPVKAGDYGVRDYKFTAENIPFEVPSGDFIVKYSLFEPNSEPLVTLTSTGQLTYK; encoded by the exons ATGATGAAAATCTCTAATACTTTATCCGTATTTTTGATCACGCTCTTTGGAGCGGTAATAGGAAAT AAAATTCCAGTTGTCAAGTATACAAATTTTACAGCAGAATTACAGCCTGGTAATCTTTACTTCGAGAATTGGTCTACTGAAGTAAGCGAAGCGGGTGATGTAATTTCCATAAAATCTCCATTAAAAGCAGATCTTCCCGACAATTTGATG TTTAGAATTTTCGCCGATATAAATGGTGACCAAGTATTCTTCTTTGAAATCGGGTTATGTGAAAGCTTTGAACAAGGAATGGCTGATAAAAACTTACTGGATCATGGATACCCTAAGGATAAGTTTCCCAGAAGCTGCCCAGTAAAAGcg gGTGATTACGGAGTAAGGGATTACAAATTTACTGCAGAAAATATACCATTCGAAGTACCATCCGGGGATTTTATCGTAAAATACTCCTTGTTTGAGCCTAACAGTGAACCTTTGGTAACATTAACCTCAACAGGGCAGCtgacttataaataa
- the LOC123267384 gene encoding uncharacterized protein LOC123267384 — protein sequence MALKLSLLAAILSIGFVSGQDPTAQFKFNVVTVKNVAGNPYFDDWSAVIHSPETISVKSPVKKELPDNMMMKVAVDFAGSDVAGLDILLCEAFEDETYGKNLLSYGIPKGVFPTFCPVKPGSNFELSKVKIGNDQIPPGFPDGDIIADITMYEPGKDPYVTIHVEATLSHSVPGVPGLGR from the exons ATGGCACTTAAGTTGAGTCTACTAGCGGCCATTTTGTCGATCGGCTTTGTTTCTGGCCAAGAT CCTACGGCGCAGTTTAAATTTAACGTTGTTACGGTCAAAAATGTAGCAGGTAATCCGTACTTTGATGATTGGTCAGCTGTGATTCACAGCCCTGAAACAATCAGTGTTAAATCACCTGTGAAGAAAGAATTGCCGGACAATATGATG ATGAAGGTTGCGGTTGACTTTGCCGGAAGTGATGTAGCAGGATTAGACATTCTCCTTTGCGAGGCATTTGAAGATGAAACTTACGGGAAAAATCTGCTGTCATATGGAATCCCCAAGGGAGTTTTTCCTACCTTTTGTCCAGTCAAACCT GGTAGCAACTTTGAATTAAGCAAGGTCAAGATTGGGAATGACCAAATACCTCCGGGATTCCCGGATGGCGATATTATCGCTGATATCACTATGTATGAACCTGGAAAAGATCCGTATGTTACTATTCATGTTGAAGCAACTTTAAGTCACTCAGTACCTGGAGTACCTGGACTTGGACgttaa
- the LOC123267383 gene encoding uncharacterized protein LOC123267383 → MKLQSILLLSAILSTNLVLGNDPMAKIKVDKLIVNSFPNPYYDKWTAEFYSPGDIISAKLPLKKDLPETIIMKFNLKFMGIPLPEVELSLCEALEDETYAKDVMERGLPVGEFPTKCPIKAGLEYEIFKYVISNEKIIPGCPDGRFEVEIVLYEPGNDPLVTAHVEGDLLHTYPGLSGVPTFGFK, encoded by the exons ATGAAGCTACAGTCAATTTTGCTCTTGTCGGCCATTTTGTCGACGAACTTAGTTCTGGGAAATGAC CCCATGGCAAAAATTAAAGtggataaattaattgtaaattcatTCCCAAACCCGTATTATGACAAATGGACAGCAGAATTTTACAGTCCCGGTGATATAATCTCTGCTAAACTACCACTGAAGAAAGATCTACCAGAAACAATTATC ATGAAATTTAACCTCAAATTCATGGGAATCCCCCTTCCCGAAGTAGAACTTTCTTTATGCGAAGCATTGGAAGACGAGACTTACGCAAAGGATGTCATGGAAAGAGGACTTCCGGTTGGTGAATTTCCTACAAAGTGTCCAATAAAAGca ggtctagaatatgaaatatttaaatacgtAATTTCAAATGAGAAGATCATACCTGGTTGTCCAGATGGTAGATTCGAAGTTGAAATCGTTTTGTATGAGCCTGGTAATGATCCTCTTGTTACTGCTCACGTTGAAGGTGACTTGTTGCACACATATCCTGGGCTGTCTGGAGTTCCAACATTTggctttaaataa